GTGATAGAATTTTATCACATGACGCAGTATCACGTGTGTGAATTTTTcctattttcttttttctcatttctttttccaaaatttcGGAGTTCTTTCGTGATCTCGCCAAGATGAAAAGAATTTCCTCAAAGtacaaaagaagaaaacaaataataaataggGGTTATGTATTCACATAGGTTATGTATTCACATAAGTATAGACAGATAGAGTATAaagatttatatatatttaagcatcaacaaaataatatctatTCAAAAACTGGGAATGGGTCCCAGTCTGGCTTGTTGATTCTCTTTTCACCATTAACCTTTGCAAGAGCATCGATTTCAGCAATATCTTCCTTTGATAAATCAAAGactttaaaattagaaatgaCTCTTTCTTCGTGAACGGATTTTGGTAAAACAACGATATCTCTTTGTACGATCCAAGAAGTAATAACTTGAGCTGGGGAAACACCATTCTTAGCAGCAATATCGACAATGGTCTTTTGTTTTAGATTTGGAGCGTTATCTGAACCGAAAGGAGAATAAGCTTCtaatttaatctttttggAATCACAgtatttttgtaattcaaATTGTGGTAACAATGGATGCAATTCAACTTGATTAACAGCTGGGGTCAATTTATTACCTGGAGAAGATAAAACTTTTTCCAAATTGttgattgaaaaattggaaaCACCTACAGATCTAGTTAACCCAGTAGCAGGTAATTCTTGAACCAATTCCCAAGTCTTGATATAATCCCAAGTTTCCATGTCAACATCACGAGTTCCATCTGGTAAACGTGGCACCACTAAGTAATCATCATCTTTGATATATCTTGGGTTTAAAACAACAGGCCAATGCATCAAATACAAATCAACGTAATCCAAACCTAATCTTTTCAAAGAACTTTCTAGAGCTCTCTTTGGGTTTTGGAATTCAGTACACCACAGCTTTGTGGTAATGAAGATTTGATCTCTTGGAACCCCTGAGTCTTTGATAGCTCTACCGACTTCACCTTCGTTTCTGTAAATGGCAGCGGTATCGATATGTCTATAACCAGCTTTCAAAGCATAAATGACAGAGTTGTAACCATCATTTTCTTGAGATTTCCAAGTACCTAACCCGACTGATGGGATTTTTTCACCATTGTTTAATGTGACGTAAGTATCAGAGTTTTTTAATTGAGCAggcatttctttttttggttGTAAGTTGTTGTTGTGTGGTGTATTTAATTCAAGTGATAGTAATGATAAATTgcaattgtaaaatattatttcataGGGTTTATATACGTTTCTTTCCCGAAGTTCGATGTAGCTACTACGAATGGATATACCTTAATAGTTTCAAGAATACACAGGCACGAGGTTTCCATGTCTCTAACCATTATACATTTACATTGTATTTGCAACCACTACATTGACATAGTATTTGCAGCCACTACATTTGCAATTGTATTTGCAACCACTACATCTACATAGTATTTGCAGCCACCATATTTCCACTAATACGGTATAGTACTGTAAAGAACTAGGTGTAGATGAATCTAGTGGGGATAAGTCACGATCATGTTGAAAGCTGGGGAAGATGCATACTTGACAAACCGAAAAGGTTTAGACACGCCAAGAATATCGAACGCGGTGATAGACGGGGTTATTCTTATCGCCGGGAATACTATTTGCAGgatataataaaagtaaCGTAAATTCACTCACGTAAAATAACGTAAAATCAAGTATGATAATAGTATAGTATGGCAAGGTTAAAAGTATAATATAGAGTGCAGTATATAGGAGAGTATAGAGGGGCGTAGGTTATCATGCTAAGAAAGTATGCGCCTACTCAGGATGTAACAATAATGTTGATTTTGCAACCAGAGACGGCGTAATAATGAAGAGTGCCTGAGCTCTGTTTCAACCTCATCTGTATCGAGTGTATATGCTGGACGGAAGAACAACTCTTGTAAAAATGACCCAACAATAAAGTTGAAATATAATCTAGAAACCAATGAAGCTAATGTGACAAGAAGCGATACAGAATATTCATACGCGTCACTAGCACCTTGAGCTG
This genomic stretch from Henningerozyma blattae CBS 6284 chromosome 1, complete genome harbors:
- the GCY1 gene encoding glycerol 2-dehydrogenase (NADP(+)) GCY1 (similar to Saccharomyces cerevisiae YPR1 (YDR368W) and GCY1 (YOR120W); ancestral locus Anc_5.434), translated to MPAQLKNSDTYVTLNNGEKIPSVGLGTWKSQENDGYNSVIYALKAGYRHIDTAAIYRNEGEVGRAIKDSGVPRDQIFITTKLWCTEFQNPKRALESSLKRLGLDYVDLYLMHWPVVLNPRYIKDDDYLVVPRLPDGTRDVDMETWDYIKTWELVQELPATGLTRSVGVSNFSINNLEKVLSSPGNKLTPAVNQVELHPLLPQFELQKYCDSKKIKLEAYSPFGSDNAPNLKQKTIVDIAAKNGVSPAQVITSWIVQRDIVVLPKSVHEERVISNFKVFDLSKEDIAEIDALAKVNGEKRINKPDWDPFPVFE